A region from the Sander vitreus isolate 19-12246 chromosome 1, sanVit1, whole genome shotgun sequence genome encodes:
- the cstf3 gene encoding cleavage stimulation factor subunit 3 yields MATEGTADQAAAEYIPEKVKKAEKKLEENPYDLDAWSILIREAQNQPIDKARKTYERLVTQFPSSGRFWKLFIEAEIKAKNYDKVEKLFQRCLMKVLHIDLWKCYLSYVRETKGKLPSYKEKMAQAYDFALDKIGMEIMSYQIWVDYINFLKGVEAVGSYAENQRITAVRRVYQRGCVNPMINIEQLWRDYSKYEEGINVHLAKKMIEDRSRDYMNARRVAKEYETVMKGLDRNAPSVPPQNSPQEAQQVEMWKKYIQWEKSNPLRTEDQTLITKRVMFAYEQCLLVLGHHPDVWYEAAQYLEQSSKLLAEKGDMNNSKLFSDEAANIYERAIGTLLKKNMLLYFSFADYEESRMKYEKVHSIYNKLLAIEDIDPTLVYIQYMKFARRAEGIKSGRTIFKKAREDLRTRHHVYVTAALMEYYCSKDKSVAFKIFELGLKKYGDIPEYILAYIDYLSHLNEDNNTRVLFERVLTSGSLSPEKSGEIWARFLAFESNIGDLASILKVERRRFTAFKDEYEGKETALLVDRYKFMDLYPCSTSELKALGYKDVSRAKLAAMLPETVVTPSAPSLKDEADRKPEYPKPDTNQMIPFQPRHLAPPGLHPVPGGVFPVPPAAVLLMKLLPPPTCFTGPFVQVDEIMETFRRCTLPETVDAAVELITGRQPDAGGEGNGSMENHAVAKSLKRPNADSDEEDDKGAVAPPIHDIYRARQQKRIR; encoded by the exons ATGGCCACCGAGGGAACAGCCGatcag GCAGCGGCAGAGTATATTCCAGAGAAGGTGAAGAaggcagagaagaagttggAAGAAAACCCATATGACCTTGACGCATGGAGCATTCTGATTCGAGAAGCACAG AACCAACCCATAGATAAAGCAAGGAAGACATATGAGCGACTTGTCACGCAGTTCCCAAGTTCTGGCAGATTCTGGAAACTGTTCATTGAAGCCGAG ATCAAGGCAAAAAACTATGACAAGGTAGAAAAG TTGTTTCAGAGATGCCTAATGAAAGTCTTGCACATCGACCTGTGGAAATGTTACCTCTCATATGTTCGAGAGACCAAAGGGAAGCTGCCCAGCTACAA AGAGAAGATGGCCCAGGCGTATGACTTTGCCCTGGATAAAATTGGCATGGAAATTATGTCTTATCAG ATTTGGGTGGACTACATCAACTTCCTCAAAGGAGT TGAGGCGGTGGGCTCGTACGCAGAGAACCAAAGAATCACTGCAGTACGGCGGGTGTACCAGAGAGGCTGTGTGAACCCCATGATCAATATTGAGCAGCTCTGGAGGGATTATAGCAAATATGAGGAG GGAATCAATGTGCACTTGGCCAAAAAGATGATTGAGGACCGAAGTAGGGACTACATGAATGCCAGGAGAGTGGCAAAG GAGTATGAGACTGTGATGAAGGGGCTGGACAGGAATGCACCATCAGTACCGCCCCAGAACTCCCCTCAGGAAGCCCAGCAAGTGGAAATGTGGAAGAAGTACATCCAGTGGGAAAAAAGCAACCCGCTGCGCACAGAAGACCAGACCCTCATCACAAAGAGAG TGATGTTTGCCTATGAGCAGTGCCTGCTGGTGCTGGGCCACCATCCTGACGTTTGGTACGAGGCAGCACAGTACCTGGAGCAGTCCAGCAAACTGCTGGCAGAGAAAGGG GATATGAATAATTCCAAGCTGTTTAGTGACGAGGCAGCTAACATCTATGAACGTGCCATCGGGACTCTTCTGAAGAAGAACATGCTGCTGTACTTTTCATTCGCAGACTACGAAGAA AGTCGCATGAAGTACGAGAAGGTCCACAGCATCTATAACAAACTGCTGGCCATTGAGGACATCGACCCCACGCTGGTCTACATTCAGTACATGAAGTTTGCCAGGAGGGCAGAGGGGATCAAGTCAGGTCGCACCATCTTCAAAAAAGCCAGAGAGGATCTACGCACGCGTCACCATGTGTATGTGACGGCAGCACTGATGGAGTACTACTGCAGCAAG GATAAATCGGTAGCCTTCAAGATTTTTGAActtggtttgaagaaatacgGGGACATTCCAGAGTACATACTGGCATACATCGATTACCTCTCACACCTTAACG AGGATAACAACACCAGGGTTCTGTTTGAACGTGTCCTCACCTCAGGAAGCTTGTCGCCGGAAAAGTCAGG CGAGATCTGGGCTCGGTTCCTGGCTTTTGAGAGCAACATAGGAGACCTGGCCAGTATCCTGAAAGTGGAGCGCAGGCGTTTCACTGCCTTCAAGGACGAATATGAGGGCAAAGAAACAGCCTTGCTGGTAGATAGATACAAGTTCATGGACCTGTATCCCTGCTCTACTAGTGAACTTAAGGCCCTTGGATACAAG GATGTGTCGCGTGCCAAACTGGCAGCAATGCTCCCAGAGACTGTGGTGACGCCCTCTGCGCCTTCACTAAAGGATGAAGCTGACCGTAAACCAGAGTACCCCAAACCTGACACCAATCAGATGATCCCCTTCCAGCCACGTCACCTTGCCC CTCCAGGTTTACACCCTGTCCCTGGTGGAGTTTTCCCAGTCCCCCCAGCTGCTGTTCTCCTAATGAAGCTGCTCCCTCCGCCTACGTGCTTCACT GGACCCTTTGTTCAAGTGGATGAGATCATGGAAACATTCAGGAGATGCACACTTCCTGAGA CTGTTGATGCTGCTGTAGAGCTGATCACTGGTAGACAGCCCGATGCAGGAGGGGAGGGCAATGGATCCATGGAGAACCATGCTGTTGCCAAGTCACTCAAGAGGCCTAACGCAGACTCCGACGAGGAGGATGACAAAGGAGCTGTGGCTCCGCCCATACACGACATCTACCGTGCACGCCAACAGAAGAGGATTCGATAA
- the depdc7a gene encoding DEP domain-containing protein 7 isoform X3, with translation MAGKPFRATFIWGSIISNLHTRVAVKRRRHNLKSYHDCFLGSEAVDVVLAHITLNRFFGDEAVPRYKAVRLCQALMDSRVFEPVGVKVFGKEKKRATFEDSSCSLYRFLSPTTSSSSSLTNTNSLSTTTIESGYDSPRMNRNKNGYSPSHERQGMPSYSTHSPVKADKSLEDVLGNLNLSSTITPQMINLGLSQELVDEVWHQQAVFRLLQLIELPLLEKLLEGKDTSRPPLHGMDSDPDLLYTSSYLDREVLKAFSEAQADEWMSGAVDCLEFLPDELVVEVSRGLAGCAEDLLRSKSLLYEVLAQHYGHTQQPPLLSNHVFDIHSGISELLVNGKQEQALEALQLSLKLQDSRSREELRRLLRFMAVAAKPEEVKLHKEIENRMAVKRSFSSAIVYSRRLSKGKVDLMVLFMMDNHCDLFKIPVSLHKMVSDRIMNIVKGKDPDVTTGPTYCTRVSAKAYSENAQKNTKEELWSLLRTIHENPKLSPKEKRRLLGQFYKGHPEIFVQYFGNKIV, from the exons ATGGCTGGGAAGCCTTTCCGGGCCACCTTTATCTGGGGCAGCATCATCTCCAATCTCCACACTCGTGTGGCGGTTAAGCGTCGGCGCCACAACCTCAAATCCTACCATGACTGCTTCCTGGGCTCAGAGGCTGTGGACGTGGTGCTGGCACACATCACCCTGAACCGTTTTTTTGGTGATGAGGCGGTGCCCCGCTACAAGGCCGTCCGTCTCTGTCAGGCACTGATGGACTCCAGGGTGTTTGAGCCGGTGGGCGTTAAAGTTTTTGGGAAGGAAAAGAAGCGAGCCACATTTGAGGACAGTAGTTGCAGTTTGTACAGGTTCCTGAGCCCGACGACCAGCTCCTCATCATCGCTGACCAACACCAACTCTCTCTCCACTACCACCATCGAGAGCGGCTATGACTCACCGAGAATGAACAGGAACAAGAACGGCTACAGTCCGTCACATGAAAG ACAAGGGATGCCGAGCTACTCCACCCACTCCCCTGTCAAAGCAGACAAATCACTGGAGGACGTGCTGGGAAACCTCAACCTAAGCTCCACCATCACTCCTCAGATGATCAACCTCGGCCTCTCACAAGAGC TTGTGGATGAGGTGTGGCACCAGCAGGCGGTGTTCAGGCTCTTGCAGCTGATAGAGCTCCCCCTGTTGGAGaagctgttagaaggtaaagACACATCGCGGCCTCCCCTGCATGGCATGGACAGTGACCCGGACCTGTTGTATACATCAAGCTACCTAGACAGAGAGGTCCTCAAGGCCTTCAGTGAAGCACA gGCTGATGAGTGGATGTCGGGGGCAGTGGACTGTCTGGAGTTTCTTCCTGATGAACTGGTGGTGGAGGTCAGTCGAGGTTTGGCCGGTTGTGCTGAAGACCTGCTCCGGTCTAAGAGTCTGCTCTACGAGGTCCTGGCTCAGCATTACGGACACACACAACAGCCACCTCTGCTCAGCAACCACGTGTTCGACATCCACTCTGGCATCTCCGAGCTACTTG TGAACGGCAAGCAAGAGCAAGCTCTAGAGGCTCTGCAGCTGAGCCTAAAGCTGCAGGACTCTCGCAGCAGGGAGGAGCTCCGCAGGCTCCTGAGATTCATGGCTGTCGCGGCCAAACCAGAGGAGGTCAAACTGCACAAAGAG ATTGAGAACAGAATGGCAGTGAAAAGGTCTTTCTCAAGTGCCATCGTCTACAGCAGAAGACTCTCCAAAGGAAAGGTGGACTTGATGGTTCTGTTCATGATGGATAACCACTGCGATCTGTTCAAA ATTCCCGTTTCATTGCACAAGATGGTTAGTGACAGAATAATGAATATTGTGAAAGGGAAGGATCCAGATGTGACAACAG GACCAACATACTGCACAAGAGTGAGTGCTAAGGCCTACTcagaaaatgcacaaaaaaacactaaagaGGAACTTTGGTCCTTGCTCCGGACCATCCATGAGAATCCTAAACTCTCCCCTAAAGAGAAGAGACGGCTGCTGGGACAGTTTTATAAAGGCCATCCAGAGATTTTTGTTCAGTACTTTGGAAATAAGATTGTCTAG
- the depdc7a gene encoding DEP domain-containing protein 7 isoform X1, whose translation MHRTPEGMAGKPFRATFIWGSIISNLHTRVAVKRRRHNLKSYHDCFLGSEAVDVVLAHITLNRFFGDEAVPRYKAVRLCQALMDSRVFEPVGVKVFGKEKKRATFEDSSCSLYRFLSPTTSSSSSLTNTNSLSTTTIESGYDSPRMNRNKNGYSPSHERQGMPSYSTHSPVKADKSLEDVLGNLNLSSTITPQMINLGLSQELVDEVWHQQAVFRLLQLIELPLLEKLLEGKDTSRPPLHGMDSDPDLLYTSSYLDREVLKAFSEAQADEWMSGAVDCLEFLPDELVVEVSRGLAGCAEDLLRSKSLLYEVLAQHYGHTQQPPLLSNHVFDIHSGISELLVNGKQEQALEALQLSLKLQDSRSREELRRLLRFMAVAAKPEEVKLHKEIENRMAVKRSFSSAIVYSRRLSKGKVDLMVLFMMDNHCDLFKIPVSLHKMVSDRIMNIVKGKDPDVTTGPTYCTRVSAKAYSENAQKNTKEELWSLLRTIHENPKLSPKEKRRLLGQFYKGHPEIFVQYFGNKIV comes from the exons ATGCACCGAACACCAG aAGGCATGGCTGGGAAGCCTTTCCGGGCCACCTTTATCTGGGGCAGCATCATCTCCAATCTCCACACTCGTGTGGCGGTTAAGCGTCGGCGCCACAACCTCAAATCCTACCATGACTGCTTCCTGGGCTCAGAGGCTGTGGACGTGGTGCTGGCACACATCACCCTGAACCGTTTTTTTGGTGATGAGGCGGTGCCCCGCTACAAGGCCGTCCGTCTCTGTCAGGCACTGATGGACTCCAGGGTGTTTGAGCCGGTGGGCGTTAAAGTTTTTGGGAAGGAAAAGAAGCGAGCCACATTTGAGGACAGTAGTTGCAGTTTGTACAGGTTCCTGAGCCCGACGACCAGCTCCTCATCATCGCTGACCAACACCAACTCTCTCTCCACTACCACCATCGAGAGCGGCTATGACTCACCGAGAATGAACAGGAACAAGAACGGCTACAGTCCGTCACATGAAAG ACAAGGGATGCCGAGCTACTCCACCCACTCCCCTGTCAAAGCAGACAAATCACTGGAGGACGTGCTGGGAAACCTCAACCTAAGCTCCACCATCACTCCTCAGATGATCAACCTCGGCCTCTCACAAGAGC TTGTGGATGAGGTGTGGCACCAGCAGGCGGTGTTCAGGCTCTTGCAGCTGATAGAGCTCCCCCTGTTGGAGaagctgttagaaggtaaagACACATCGCGGCCTCCCCTGCATGGCATGGACAGTGACCCGGACCTGTTGTATACATCAAGCTACCTAGACAGAGAGGTCCTCAAGGCCTTCAGTGAAGCACA gGCTGATGAGTGGATGTCGGGGGCAGTGGACTGTCTGGAGTTTCTTCCTGATGAACTGGTGGTGGAGGTCAGTCGAGGTTTGGCCGGTTGTGCTGAAGACCTGCTCCGGTCTAAGAGTCTGCTCTACGAGGTCCTGGCTCAGCATTACGGACACACACAACAGCCACCTCTGCTCAGCAACCACGTGTTCGACATCCACTCTGGCATCTCCGAGCTACTTG TGAACGGCAAGCAAGAGCAAGCTCTAGAGGCTCTGCAGCTGAGCCTAAAGCTGCAGGACTCTCGCAGCAGGGAGGAGCTCCGCAGGCTCCTGAGATTCATGGCTGTCGCGGCCAAACCAGAGGAGGTCAAACTGCACAAAGAG ATTGAGAACAGAATGGCAGTGAAAAGGTCTTTCTCAAGTGCCATCGTCTACAGCAGAAGACTCTCCAAAGGAAAGGTGGACTTGATGGTTCTGTTCATGATGGATAACCACTGCGATCTGTTCAAA ATTCCCGTTTCATTGCACAAGATGGTTAGTGACAGAATAATGAATATTGTGAAAGGGAAGGATCCAGATGTGACAACAG GACCAACATACTGCACAAGAGTGAGTGCTAAGGCCTACTcagaaaatgcacaaaaaaacactaaagaGGAACTTTGGTCCTTGCTCCGGACCATCCATGAGAATCCTAAACTCTCCCCTAAAGAGAAGAGACGGCTGCTGGGACAGTTTTATAAAGGCCATCCAGAGATTTTTGTTCAGTACTTTGGAAATAAGATTGTCTAG
- the depdc7a gene encoding DEP domain-containing protein 7 isoform X2, producing MHRTPGMAGKPFRATFIWGSIISNLHTRVAVKRRRHNLKSYHDCFLGSEAVDVVLAHITLNRFFGDEAVPRYKAVRLCQALMDSRVFEPVGVKVFGKEKKRATFEDSSCSLYRFLSPTTSSSSSLTNTNSLSTTTIESGYDSPRMNRNKNGYSPSHERQGMPSYSTHSPVKADKSLEDVLGNLNLSSTITPQMINLGLSQELVDEVWHQQAVFRLLQLIELPLLEKLLEGKDTSRPPLHGMDSDPDLLYTSSYLDREVLKAFSEAQADEWMSGAVDCLEFLPDELVVEVSRGLAGCAEDLLRSKSLLYEVLAQHYGHTQQPPLLSNHVFDIHSGISELLVNGKQEQALEALQLSLKLQDSRSREELRRLLRFMAVAAKPEEVKLHKEIENRMAVKRSFSSAIVYSRRLSKGKVDLMVLFMMDNHCDLFKIPVSLHKMVSDRIMNIVKGKDPDVTTGPTYCTRVSAKAYSENAQKNTKEELWSLLRTIHENPKLSPKEKRRLLGQFYKGHPEIFVQYFGNKIV from the exons ATGCACCGAACACCAG GCATGGCTGGGAAGCCTTTCCGGGCCACCTTTATCTGGGGCAGCATCATCTCCAATCTCCACACTCGTGTGGCGGTTAAGCGTCGGCGCCACAACCTCAAATCCTACCATGACTGCTTCCTGGGCTCAGAGGCTGTGGACGTGGTGCTGGCACACATCACCCTGAACCGTTTTTTTGGTGATGAGGCGGTGCCCCGCTACAAGGCCGTCCGTCTCTGTCAGGCACTGATGGACTCCAGGGTGTTTGAGCCGGTGGGCGTTAAAGTTTTTGGGAAGGAAAAGAAGCGAGCCACATTTGAGGACAGTAGTTGCAGTTTGTACAGGTTCCTGAGCCCGACGACCAGCTCCTCATCATCGCTGACCAACACCAACTCTCTCTCCACTACCACCATCGAGAGCGGCTATGACTCACCGAGAATGAACAGGAACAAGAACGGCTACAGTCCGTCACATGAAAG ACAAGGGATGCCGAGCTACTCCACCCACTCCCCTGTCAAAGCAGACAAATCACTGGAGGACGTGCTGGGAAACCTCAACCTAAGCTCCACCATCACTCCTCAGATGATCAACCTCGGCCTCTCACAAGAGC TTGTGGATGAGGTGTGGCACCAGCAGGCGGTGTTCAGGCTCTTGCAGCTGATAGAGCTCCCCCTGTTGGAGaagctgttagaaggtaaagACACATCGCGGCCTCCCCTGCATGGCATGGACAGTGACCCGGACCTGTTGTATACATCAAGCTACCTAGACAGAGAGGTCCTCAAGGCCTTCAGTGAAGCACA gGCTGATGAGTGGATGTCGGGGGCAGTGGACTGTCTGGAGTTTCTTCCTGATGAACTGGTGGTGGAGGTCAGTCGAGGTTTGGCCGGTTGTGCTGAAGACCTGCTCCGGTCTAAGAGTCTGCTCTACGAGGTCCTGGCTCAGCATTACGGACACACACAACAGCCACCTCTGCTCAGCAACCACGTGTTCGACATCCACTCTGGCATCTCCGAGCTACTTG TGAACGGCAAGCAAGAGCAAGCTCTAGAGGCTCTGCAGCTGAGCCTAAAGCTGCAGGACTCTCGCAGCAGGGAGGAGCTCCGCAGGCTCCTGAGATTCATGGCTGTCGCGGCCAAACCAGAGGAGGTCAAACTGCACAAAGAG ATTGAGAACAGAATGGCAGTGAAAAGGTCTTTCTCAAGTGCCATCGTCTACAGCAGAAGACTCTCCAAAGGAAAGGTGGACTTGATGGTTCTGTTCATGATGGATAACCACTGCGATCTGTTCAAA ATTCCCGTTTCATTGCACAAGATGGTTAGTGACAGAATAATGAATATTGTGAAAGGGAAGGATCCAGATGTGACAACAG GACCAACATACTGCACAAGAGTGAGTGCTAAGGCCTACTcagaaaatgcacaaaaaaacactaaagaGGAACTTTGGTCCTTGCTCCGGACCATCCATGAGAATCCTAAACTCTCCCCTAAAGAGAAGAGACGGCTGCTGGGACAGTTTTATAAAGGCCATCCAGAGATTTTTGTTCAGTACTTTGGAAATAAGATTGTCTAG